A single Harpia harpyja isolate bHarHar1 chromosome 6, bHarHar1 primary haplotype, whole genome shotgun sequence DNA region contains:
- the BPIFC gene encoding BPI fold-containing family C protein produces the protein MVKICCSLLLLSLLSGQLNANPGLKVRITQKGLEYAKEVGLEILKQNMEKDHFPDLSGYEKFGLGNVKYNISRIHITAVEFPSASISLIPGTGIKLVIGNASLTIDMNWNIRTWMFKDSGRSTVYISKVFVTAIFSTPLDNTGHTSIALTSCRTTSGDIDIKLSGKSGFLRNFFIKYLKKPIHRSLVTNSCPNIRSGIQLIDEDLRSLNVLMPIDDLAEVDYSLNSLPAVFQPFIDLDLKGIVYPAGNYTGPPYVAAPFTIPDQSDSMLHLAFSEYFFQTSSFAYYTAGAFSITIAEETCSYFNISTEIFGSIIPEVAKYSVTPYPVMLKLTATEIPIISLEQDSFTVEIWGSMEVFAVLPDSATQSLFTMNIAANTSIALNIFDQKLMGSLCLNRLQFSLAHSNVGFFEISLLENILSYVLQTEVIPSANAKLSKGFPLPNLANVTLTRPHITIVQGYLLISTDVHYKH, from the exons ATGGTGAAGATTTGCTGTTCTCTCCTCCTCTTAAGTTTGCTCAGTGGGCAACTCAACGCCAACCCCGGACTCAAAGTGAGGATCACCCAGAAGGGGTTGGAATATG CCAAGGAGGTTGGGCTGGAAATCCTGAAGCAGAATATGGAGAAGGACCATTTCCCCGATTTGAGTGGCTATGAGAAATTTGGGCTTGGTAATGTCAAATACAACATCTCACG AATACACATCACTGCTGTTGAATTCCCCAGTGCTTCCATCTCCCTCATACCTGGGACTGGGATAAAACTGGTGATTGGAAATGCTTCTCTAACCATCGATATGAACTGGAACATAAGGACCTGGATGTT CAAAGACAGTGGAAGAAGCACAGTCTACATTTCAAAGGTGTTTGTTACTGCAATCTTTTCAACACCCCTGGATAATACAGGTCATACATCAATAGCACTTACCAGCTGCCGGACAACTTCTGGTGATATAGACATCAAGCTGAGTGGAAAGAGTGG CTTCCTGCGTAACTTCTTTATCAAGTATCTGAAGAAACCTATTCACAGGAGCCTGGTCACTAAT TCATGTCCCAACATCAGATCTGGGATCCAGTTGATAGATGAAGACCTCCGATCACTGAATG TCCTAATGCCGATTGATGATTTGGCTGAAGTAGACTACTCCTTAAATAGCTTGCCAGCAGTATTCCAACCATTCATTGACCTGGACTTAAAG GGGATAGTCTACCCAGCTGGAAACTACACTGGCCCTCCCTATGTGGCAGCTCCCTTCACCATCCCAGACCAAAGCGACTCCATGCTCCACCTTGCCTTCTCTGAGTATTTCTTTCAGACCTCCTCATTTGCTTACTACACCGCAGGGGCCTTCAGCATCACCATTGCAGAGGAG acttGCAGCTATTTTAATATAAGCACCGAGATATTTGGCAGTATCATCCCTGAG GTAGCGAAATATTCAGTTACACCCTACCCAGTGATGTTGAAGCTAACAGCTACTGAAATACCTATCATCAGCTTAGAGCAGGATTCCTTCACGGTAGAGATTTGGGGCTCCATGGAGGTGTTTGCTGTTCTGCCAGACTCAGCCACCCAGTCGTTGTTCACAATGAACATA gcaGCCAACACCAGCATTGCTCTGAATATATTTGACCAGAAATTGATGGGCTCACTATGTTTGAACAG GCTCCAGTTCTCGCTAGCCCACTCCAATGTTGGCTTTTTCGAG ATCTCGCTTCTGGAGAACATCCTGTCTTACGTTTTACAGACTGAAGTCATTCCATCAGCTAATG CTAAACTGTCAAAAGGATTCCCTCTTCCCAATCTGGCCAATGTTACTTTGACGAGACCTCACATTACAATTGTACAG GGATACCTGTTGATTTCTACTGATGTCCACTACAAACACTAA